One Dictyostelium discoideum AX4 chromosome 3 chromosome, whole genome shotgun sequence genomic region harbors:
- the cotE gene encoding spore coat protein, whose translation MKVLLLLVCLVFAYVNASYDACYNVVCPSNYQCRAEGDQAYCVPEHHEYGCDRHSCGRGYECVERWDSFCCKPIHHRPHPHPRPPHPHPRPTNCDYTSCPREFDCHVINRNVTACLPDNHVCRDFQCPVGTHCFNGERGPHCVSDTHYPNLCRVTKCSYDFTCKMVRGNPTCLRNHDGISTHSPTHTPTHSPTTSPTHCPSCTELAPFCHSAGLVCRTILNPSCVSAVRGIINTRSCCTYIAVCASNSTSTTGATTGATTPTSTTGAATTAAATTTTATSTTGAATTAPATTTTTSTTGAATTAPATTTTSTTGAATTAPATTTTTATTIVGVTTANSVGGLTTTRATTVAGVTTANSVGGLTTAGITTVAGATTGNSVGGLTTARATTVADVTTANSVGGLTTAGVTTVAGATTGNSVGGLTTARATTVADVTTANSVGGLTTSRATTIAGATTANSIGGLTN comes from the coding sequence atgaaagttttattattattggtttgtTTAGTTTTTGCTTATGTTAATGCAAGTTATGATGCATGTTACAATGTAGTTTGTCCAAGTAACTATCAATGTAGAGCTGAAGGTGATCAAGCTTATTGTGTACCAGAACATCATGAGTATGGTTGTGATAGACATTCATGTGGTCGTGGTTATGAATGTGTTGAGCGTTGGGATTCCTTTTGTTGTAAACCAATTCATCACCGTCCACACCCACACCCACGTCCACCACATCCACACCCACGTCCAACCAATTGTGATTACACTTCTTGCCCAAGAGAATTTGATTGTCATGTAATCAATAGAAATGTCACTGCTTGTTTACCAGATAACCATGTTTGCAGAGATTTCCAATGTCCAGTAGGTACTCATTGTTTCAATGGTGAAAGAGGTCCACACTGTGTAAGTGATACTCATTATCCAAATTTATGTCGTGTAACCAAATGTTCATATGATTTCACTTGTAAAATGGTTAGAGGTAATCCAACTTGTTTAAGAAATCATGATGGTATTTCAACCCATTCTCCAACCCATACCCCAACCCATTCTCCAACCACCTCTCCAACTCATTGTCCATCTTGTACCGAATTAGCTCCATTTTGTCATTCTGCAGGTTTGGTTTGTAGAACTATTCTTAATCCATCTTGTGTTTCTGCAGTAAGAGGTATCATCAATACTAGATCTTGTTGTACCTATATTGCAGTATGTGCTTCAaattcaacttcaacaactggCGCTACTACTGGTGCTACTACACCCACAAGCACAACTGGTGCTGCAACTACCGCTGCTGCTACTACCACTACAGCCACAAGTACAACTGGTGCTGCAACCACTGCCCCAGCAACTACTACAACCACAAGTACAACTGGTGCTGCAACTACTGCCCCAGCAACTACAACCACAAGTACAACTGGTGCTGCAACCACTGCCCCAGCAACTACTACAACCACAGCCACAACTATAGTAGGTGTTACCACTGCTAATTCAGTAGGTGGTTTAACTACTACTAGAGCAACAACAGTTGCTGGTGTCACTACTGCTAATTCAGTAGGTGGTTTAACTACTGCCGGCATTACAACAGTTGCTGGTGCCACTACTGGTAATTCAGTAGGTGGTTTAACTACTGCTAGAGCAACAACAGTTGCTGATGTCACTACTGCTAATTCAGTAGGTGGTTTAACTACTGCCGGCGTTACAACAGTTGCTGGTGCCACTACTGGTAATTCAGTAGGTGGTTTAACTACTGCTAGAGCAACAACAGTTGCTGATGTCACTACTGCTAATTCAGTAGGTGGTTTAACTACTTCTAGAGCAACAACAATTGCTGGTGCCACTACTGCCAATTCAATAGGTGGTTtgacaaattaa